In Collimonas arenae, a single genomic region encodes these proteins:
- a CDS encoding M35 family metallo-endopeptidase: protein MTTLTSDTSIKEIIVYPETICPNMTNAEFAKKVMQLRDIAVERTTVRIEQLGRWSASDIDAVVQWFGSDSDEVRSTLLRGLPEINRVLSGLAPSNFVRLSETALAHLNCDGSKTDRNTTAAVCIPDVATHTIAIGLNFCEMPDDKKNFDTAEPFNGDSKLLTLVHEVSHFNDTMNSIDSWYSTKLSQDRALDGDKLCVGNADNIAGYVVFARRGK from the coding sequence ATGACTACGCTAACATCGGACACTTCCATAAAGGAAATCATTGTTTATCCAGAGACGATATGTCCAAATATGACAAACGCAGAGTTTGCCAAAAAGGTTATGCAATTGCGGGACATTGCGGTAGAGCGCACGACGGTGCGAATTGAACAGTTAGGTCGGTGGAGCGCAAGCGACATCGATGCAGTAGTGCAGTGGTTTGGCTCCGACAGTGACGAGGTGCGTTCTACGTTGCTGAGAGGGTTGCCAGAAATTAATAGAGTATTGTCCGGTCTCGCCCCATCTAATTTCGTGCGCCTATCGGAGACTGCATTGGCGCATCTCAACTGCGACGGCAGTAAAACAGATAGAAATACAACCGCGGCTGTTTGTATCCCAGACGTTGCAACACATACGATTGCCATTGGCTTGAATTTCTGTGAGATGCCCGACGATAAAAAGAATTTTGATACGGCGGAGCCATTCAATGGTGATTCCAAACTTCTTACGCTTGTGCATGAGGTTTCTCACTTTAACGACACTATGAATTCAATCGATTCATGGTACTCAACAAAGCTTTCTCAGGACCGAGCGCTTGATGGTGACAAGCTCTGTGTTGGAAACGCCGATAATATTGCTGGTTACGTAGTTTTTGCTCGCAGAGGTAAATGA
- a CDS encoding SGNH/GDSL hydrolase family protein has translation MRQSLVLKQQLQESIESEIAQRAQQHRAKMDILRNRDIHLKANGGAVPPKPLLLLAHGDSWFDYPLNGNTLAPHTTDIIAQLENMGTVRPVILNLAHYGDSSSDAMALPKQQRLIAYLQDATNWVNGKPDAILFSGGGNDIAGDKFCIFLDDASTGISNGLDPLRFPKLLQMVEASYLDLFAFRDKYAPGVPIFSHCYDFAIPSGVHPVCAGPWLLPSLTYSGWTTAQGTAIVHQALAALATTLRALAAVPANNFILVETQGALATADWANELHPYPAGFKKIAARFVSALGQRFPGHI, from the coding sequence ATGCGTCAAAGCCTAGTGTTAAAGCAGCAGTTGCAGGAGTCTATCGAATCTGAAATCGCCCAGCGCGCGCAACAGCATCGCGCCAAAATGGACATCCTGCGCAATCGCGACATCCATCTCAAAGCCAATGGTGGCGCAGTTCCACCCAAACCGCTGCTGCTTCTGGCACATGGCGATTCCTGGTTCGATTACCCCCTCAACGGCAATACGCTGGCGCCGCACACCACGGATATTATCGCTCAACTGGAGAACATGGGCACGGTCCGTCCGGTGATCCTGAACCTGGCGCATTACGGCGACTCCAGCTCCGACGCAATGGCGTTGCCCAAGCAGCAGCGCCTGATTGCCTATCTGCAGGATGCGACCAACTGGGTCAACGGCAAGCCTGACGCCATTTTGTTTTCCGGCGGCGGCAACGATATCGCCGGCGACAAATTCTGCATTTTCCTGGACGACGCCAGCACCGGCATCAGCAACGGCCTCGATCCGCTGCGCTTTCCCAAGCTGCTGCAAATGGTCGAAGCCTCTTATCTCGACCTGTTTGCATTCCGTGACAAATACGCACCGGGCGTGCCGATTTTCAGCCATTGCTACGATTTCGCTATCCCCAGCGGCGTCCATCCGGTGTGCGCCGGACCATGGCTGTTGCCGTCGCTGACCTACAGCGGCTGGACCACCGCCCAAGGCACCGCGATTGTGCACCAGGCGCTGGCAGCCTTGGCGACAACCCTGCGCGCGCTAGCGGCAGTCCCGGCCAACAATTTCATCCTGGTCGAGACACAGGGTGCGCTGGCCACGGCAGACTGGGCCAATGAACTGCATCCCTATCCGGCCGGCTTCAAGAAAATCGCCGCCCGTTTTGTGAGTGCGCTGGGACAAAGGTTTCCCGGGCATATTTAA
- a CDS encoding OsmC domain/YcaO domain-containing protein — protein sequence MEIKVNFLDKLRLEAKFDDFTVVADQPIRYKGDGSAPGPFDYFLASSALCAAYFVKLYCVTRNIPTENIRLSQNNIVDPENRYQQIFKIQVELPADISDKDRQGILRSIERCTVKKVVQAGPEFVIEEVENLDADAQSLLTLKPGSDVSTYIAGKDLPLEQTIANMSGVLANLGIKIEIASWRNLVPNVWSLHIRDAHSPMCFTNGKGATKESALASALGEYIERLNCNHFYAGTFWGEDIANAAFVHYPNERWFKPGPKDALPAEILDEYCLQIYNPDGELYGSHLVDTNSGNEQRGICSLPYVRQSDGKVVYFPSNLVENLYVSNGMSAGNTLAEAQVQCLSEIFERAVKREILEGEITLPDVPQEVLAKYPGILAGIQGLEEQGFPVLVKDASLGGVYPVMCVTLMNPRTGGVFASFGAHPSLEVALERSLTELLQGRSFEGLNELPRPTFTSEAVTEPNNFVEHFIDSSGIVSWRFFSAKADFNFVEWDFSGQGENSNIDEAAALFGILADMDKEVYMAAYDNLGAIACRILVPGYSEIYPIDDLIWDNTNKALLFRADILNLHRLDDASLEALLERLDNNELDEYSDIATLIGIEFDENTDWGQLTVLELKLLINLALQQFEAAQDLVGAFLQYNDNTAERGMFYQALNVVLEVLLDDDLELDDYLVNFRRMFGNARMDAVMGSVDGSVRFFGLTPTSMKLEGLDRHQRLIDSYKKLHKARGNVAVTSR from the coding sequence ATGGAAATCAAGGTCAACTTTCTCGATAAGCTACGTCTTGAAGCCAAGTTCGATGACTTCACGGTAGTGGCCGACCAGCCTATCCGCTATAAGGGCGATGGCTCGGCGCCTGGTCCCTTCGATTATTTTCTGGCCTCATCGGCCTTGTGCGCAGCTTACTTTGTGAAGTTGTATTGCGTAACTCGCAATATTCCTACCGAAAATATCCGTCTGTCGCAGAATAATATTGTTGATCCGGAAAACCGCTACCAGCAGATTTTCAAGATTCAGGTTGAGTTGCCGGCGGATATCTCCGACAAAGACCGCCAGGGTATCTTGCGCTCCATCGAGCGTTGTACGGTGAAAAAAGTGGTGCAGGCCGGACCCGAGTTTGTCATTGAAGAGGTAGAGAACTTAGATGCCGATGCTCAGTCGTTGCTGACGTTGAAGCCGGGTTCTGACGTCAGTACCTATATTGCGGGCAAGGATCTGCCGTTGGAACAAACCATCGCCAATATGTCGGGCGTTTTGGCGAACCTGGGCATCAAGATTGAAATCGCTTCGTGGCGCAATCTTGTTCCCAATGTGTGGTCGCTGCATATCCGCGATGCACACTCGCCGATGTGTTTTACCAATGGCAAGGGGGCGACCAAAGAAAGCGCGTTGGCGTCGGCGTTGGGAGAGTATATCGAACGACTGAATTGCAACCATTTCTACGCCGGCACGTTTTGGGGCGAAGACATCGCCAACGCGGCGTTTGTACATTACCCGAACGAGCGCTGGTTTAAGCCTGGCCCGAAAGATGCGCTGCCGGCTGAAATTCTGGATGAGTACTGTCTGCAAATTTACAATCCCGACGGCGAGTTATATGGCTCGCATCTGGTCGACACCAACTCCGGCAATGAGCAGCGCGGTATCTGTTCGCTGCCGTATGTGCGACAGTCGGACGGCAAGGTGGTGTATTTCCCCTCCAACCTGGTCGAAAACCTGTACGTCAGCAACGGCATGAGTGCTGGTAACACGCTGGCCGAAGCGCAGGTGCAATGCCTGTCGGAGATTTTCGAAAGGGCTGTAAAACGCGAAATTCTGGAAGGTGAAATCACATTGCCTGATGTGCCGCAGGAAGTGCTGGCGAAATACCCAGGCATTCTGGCCGGCATTCAGGGCTTGGAAGAGCAAGGCTTTCCGGTGCTGGTGAAGGATGCGTCACTGGGAGGGGTGTATCCGGTGATGTGCGTCACCTTGATGAACCCGCGGACAGGCGGCGTGTTTGCGTCGTTCGGCGCGCACCCAAGCCTGGAGGTGGCGCTGGAGCGCAGTCTGACGGAATTGCTGCAGGGCCGCAGTTTTGAAGGCCTGAACGAATTACCTCGGCCCACCTTTACAAGTGAAGCCGTGACCGAGCCCAATAACTTTGTGGAGCACTTCATCGATTCCAGCGGTATTGTGTCATGGCGCTTTTTCAGCGCCAAAGCGGATTTCAATTTTGTCGAATGGGATTTTTCCGGCCAGGGTGAAAATTCCAATATCGACGAAGCAGCGGCCTTGTTCGGTATTCTCGCAGACATGGACAAAGAGGTGTACATGGCGGCGTATGACAATTTAGGCGCCATAGCCTGCCGAATTTTGGTACCCGGTTATTCGGAAATTTACCCGATAGACGATTTGATCTGGGATAACACCAACAAGGCCCTGTTGTTCCGCGCCGATATCTTGAATCTGCATCGCCTGGACGATGCCAGCCTGGAAGCGCTGCTTGAGCGTCTGGATAACAATGAACTCGATGAATATTCCGACATCGCCACACTGATCGGTATTGAATTTGACGAGAATACGGATTGGGGCCAATTAACAGTTCTCGAGTTGAAACTGCTGATCAATCTCGCCTTACAGCAATTTGAGGCGGCGCAAGATCTGGTGGGAGCCTTCCTGCAGTACAACGACAACACGGCCGAGCGCGGCATGTTTTATCAGGCCTTGAATGTGGTGCTAGAGGTACTGCTGGATGACGACTTGGAACTGGACGATTACCTAGTCAATTTCCGCCGGATGTTTGGCAACGCCCGGATGGACGCGGTAATGGGGTCAGTGGATGGCAGCGTGCGCTTCTTCGGGTTAACGCCAACGAGCATGAAACTGGAGGGTCTCGATAGGCACCAGCGTCTGATCGACAGCTACAAAAAATTGCATAAGGCTCGGGGTAATGTGGCGGTTACATCCCGTTAG
- the metH gene encoding methionine synthase, protein MTPSAINSTASINPTETRLRELLAQRILILDGAMGTMIQQYKLTEEDYRGGPNGRFIAFTGPGRELFVKGNNELLSLTQPHIISAIHEEYLAAGADLIESNTFGATTVAQDDYHMAHLAYEMNVASARLARAACDKYSTPDKPRYVAGALGPTPKTASISPDVNDPAARNVTFDQLVASYLEQTRGLVEGGADVLLVETIFDTLNCKAALFAIDTFFEESGLRLPIMISGTVTDASGRILSGQTVPAFWNSIRHAKPLTVGLNCALGAALMRPYAEELSKIADTFVCIYPNAGLPNPMSDTGFDETPDVTSSLLKDFAESGFVNIAGGCCGTTPPHIKAIADTVAKIQPRTVPETTHEMRLSGLEPFTIDDNSLFVNVGERTNVTGSKAFARLILNEQYDEALAVARQQVENGAQVIDINMDEAMLDSIAAMQRFLNLIASEPDIARVPIMIDSSKWTVIEAGLKCVQGKAVVNSISMKEGEPEFLRQAKLCRRYGAAVIVMAFDEKGQADTFERKIEICERAYRLLVDQIGFPPEDIIFDPNIFAIATGIEEHNNYAVDFINATRWIRENLPHAKISGGVSNVSFSFRGNDPAREAIHTVFLYHAIKAGMTMGIVNAGMMGVYDNLSAELRERVEDVVLNRREDATERMIEIASTLKAGDKKEEATLEWRSGTVQQRLAHALVQGITQWIVEDTEEARQELLHNGGRPIHVIEGPLMDGMNIVGDLFGQGKMFLPQVVKSARVMKQAVAHLIPFIEEEKRLHEELTGIAAKPKGKIVIATVKGDVHDIGKNIVSVVLQCNNFEVVNMGVMVPCSEILAMAKAENADIIGLSGLITPSLEEMAHVAKEMQRDPYFRSVKMPLLIGGATTSRAHTAVKIAPNYEGPVVYVPDASRSVSVAQSLLTPEQRDQYIEEIAVDYERIREQHANKKAVPLLSLAAARENRMRLQFAPVKPKFIGRRVFKNVDLGTLARYIDWGPFFQTWDLAGPYPAILKDEIVGEAASKVFEEGQALLKKLIDGRWLTANGVIALMPANTVNDDDIEIYTDETRSKVAFTYYGMRQQTVKPVIDGVARPNQCLSDFIAPKSSGIADYIGLFAVTSGIGIEKHEKRFEDAHDDYSSIMLKSLADRLAEAFAEYMHERVRKDLWGYVPNEELSNEALIKESYSGIRPAPGYPACPEHTVKADMFKLLQCDEIGMQVTESFAMFPGAAVSGFYFAHPESKYFVVGKIGDDQVNDMAARRDVSKEDIERWLAPNL, encoded by the coding sequence ATGACGCCTTCCGCAATAAACTCGACTGCTTCGATCAATCCCACCGAAACCCGTTTGCGCGAGTTGCTGGCGCAACGCATCCTGATCCTGGACGGTGCGATGGGCACAATGATCCAGCAATACAAGCTGACGGAAGAGGATTATCGCGGCGGCCCCAATGGCCGCTTCATCGCATTCACCGGTCCGGGCCGGGAGCTGTTCGTCAAGGGCAATAACGAATTGTTATCGCTCACGCAGCCGCACATCATCAGCGCCATCCACGAAGAATATCTGGCGGCCGGCGCCGATCTGATCGAGAGCAATACCTTCGGCGCCACTACGGTAGCCCAGGACGATTACCATATGGCGCATCTGGCCTATGAGATGAATGTGGCTTCGGCGCGGCTGGCGCGCGCCGCGTGCGATAAATATTCGACGCCGGACAAACCACGCTACGTCGCCGGCGCACTCGGCCCGACGCCGAAAACCGCTTCGATTTCACCTGATGTGAATGACCCCGCCGCGCGTAACGTCACTTTCGACCAACTGGTCGCCTCGTATCTGGAACAAACCCGCGGCCTGGTCGAAGGCGGCGCCGACGTGCTGCTGGTCGAAACCATTTTCGACACCTTGAATTGCAAGGCGGCCTTGTTCGCCATCGATACCTTCTTCGAAGAGTCGGGACTGCGTTTGCCGATCATGATTTCCGGCACCGTGACCGATGCATCGGGACGCATCTTGTCCGGACAAACCGTGCCGGCGTTCTGGAATTCGATCCGTCATGCCAAGCCGCTGACAGTCGGACTCAACTGCGCGCTGGGTGCGGCTCTGATGCGCCCGTACGCCGAAGAGTTGTCCAAGATCGCCGACACCTTCGTCTGCATTTACCCGAACGCCGGCCTGCCCAATCCGATGAGCGATACCGGCTTCGACGAAACCCCGGATGTCACCTCCTCGCTGCTGAAAGATTTCGCCGAAAGCGGTTTCGTCAACATCGCCGGCGGCTGCTGCGGCACCACGCCACCGCACATCAAGGCGATTGCAGATACTGTCGCCAAGATCCAGCCGCGCACCGTGCCGGAAACCACGCACGAAATGCGCCTGTCAGGACTGGAGCCGTTCACCATCGACGACAACTCGCTGTTCGTCAACGTCGGCGAACGCACCAACGTCACCGGTTCCAAGGCGTTTGCACGGCTGATCCTCAACGAGCAATACGACGAAGCGCTGGCGGTCGCACGTCAGCAGGTTGAAAACGGCGCGCAAGTGATCGACATCAACATGGACGAAGCCATGCTGGATTCGATCGCGGCGATGCAGCGCTTCCTCAACCTGATCGCTTCCGAACCGGATATCGCCCGCGTACCGATCATGATCGACTCGTCCAAATGGACGGTAATCGAAGCCGGTCTCAAATGCGTACAGGGCAAGGCGGTGGTCAATTCGATCTCGATGAAAGAAGGCGAGCCGGAATTCCTGCGCCAAGCCAAGCTGTGCCGCCGCTACGGCGCGGCGGTGATCGTCATGGCCTTCGATGAAAAAGGCCAGGCCGACACCTTTGAGCGCAAGATCGAAATCTGCGAGCGCGCCTATCGCTTGCTGGTGGACCAGATCGGCTTCCCGCCGGAAGACATCATTTTCGATCCGAACATTTTTGCGATCGCCACCGGCATCGAAGAGCACAACAATTACGCGGTCGATTTCATCAACGCCACCCGCTGGATCCGCGAGAACCTGCCGCATGCCAAAATCAGCGGCGGCGTCTCCAACGTCAGTTTCAGCTTCCGTGGCAACGATCCGGCGCGCGAGGCAATCCATACTGTGTTCCTGTATCACGCGATCAAAGCCGGCATGACCATGGGCATCGTCAACGCCGGCATGATGGGCGTGTACGACAACCTGTCGGCGGAACTGCGCGAGCGGGTTGAAGACGTAGTGCTGAACCGGCGCGAGGATGCAACTGAACGCATGATCGAAATCGCCTCGACCCTGAAGGCCGGCGACAAGAAGGAAGAAGCGACGCTGGAATGGCGCAGCGGCACGGTGCAGCAGCGGCTGGCACACGCGCTGGTGCAAGGCATCACGCAGTGGATCGTGGAAGACACCGAAGAAGCGCGGCAAGAATTGCTGCACAACGGCGGTCGGCCTATCCATGTGATCGAAGGCCCGCTGATGGATGGCATGAACATCGTCGGCGACCTCTTCGGCCAGGGCAAGATGTTCCTGCCGCAGGTAGTCAAGTCGGCGCGCGTCATGAAGCAAGCGGTAGCGCATCTGATTCCGTTCATCGAAGAAGAAAAGCGCCTGCACGAAGAACTCACCGGCATCGCCGCCAAACCCAAGGGCAAGATCGTGATCGCCACGGTCAAGGGCGACGTCCACGACATCGGCAAGAACATCGTCTCGGTGGTCCTGCAATGTAATAACTTCGAAGTGGTGAACATGGGCGTGATGGTGCCGTGTTCGGAAATCCTGGCCATGGCCAAGGCCGAGAACGCCGACATCATCGGCCTCAGCGGCTTGATCACGCCCTCGCTGGAAGAAATGGCGCACGTCGCCAAGGAAATGCAGCGCGATCCGTATTTCCGCAGCGTCAAGATGCCGCTGCTGATCGGCGGAGCCACCACCAGCCGCGCCCATACCGCCGTCAAGATCGCGCCGAACTATGAAGGCCCGGTGGTCTACGTGCCGGATGCATCGCGCTCGGTATCGGTGGCGCAATCCCTGTTGACACCGGAACAGCGCGATCAATATATAGAAGAAATCGCCGTCGACTACGAACGCATCCGCGAGCAGCACGCCAACAAAAAGGCAGTACCGCTACTGTCACTAGCCGCCGCGCGCGAAAACCGCATGCGCCTGCAGTTTGCGCCGGTCAAGCCGAAGTTCATCGGCCGCCGTGTATTCAAGAACGTCGATCTCGGCACCCTGGCGCGCTACATCGACTGGGGTCCGTTTTTCCAGACCTGGGATCTGGCCGGTCCGTATCCCGCCATCCTCAAGGATGAAATAGTTGGCGAGGCAGCCAGCAAGGTATTCGAAGAAGGCCAGGCGCTGCTGAAGAAACTGATCGACGGCCGTTGGCTGACCGCCAACGGCGTCATCGCCCTGATGCCAGCCAATACAGTCAACGATGACGACATCGAAATCTATACCGATGAGACGCGCAGCAAGGTGGCGTTCACCTATTACGGCATGCGCCAGCAAACCGTCAAGCCGGTGATCGACGGCGTCGCCCGGCCGAACCAGTGCCTGTCCGATTTCATCGCACCGAAATCTTCCGGCATCGCCGACTACATCGGCTTGTTTGCTGTCACTAGCGGCATCGGCATCGAGAAGCACGAAAAGCGCTTTGAAGATGCACACGACGATTACTCATCGATCATGCTGAAGTCGCTGGCTGACCGCCTGGCGGAAGCGTTTGCCGAATATATGCATGAACGGGTGCGCAAGGATTTGTGGGGCTATGTGCCGAACGAAGAATTATCCAATGAAGCCTTGATCAAGGAAAGCTATAGCGGCATCCGTCCTGCCCCTGGCTATCCGGCCTGTCCGGAACATACGGTCAAGGCCGACATGTTCAAGCTGCTGCAATGCGATGAAATCGGCATGCAGGTGACTGAATCGTTCGCCATGTTCCCGGGCGCTGCCGTATCCGGGTTCTACTTCGCGCATCCAGAATCGAAGTATTTCGTCGTCGGCAAGATCGGCGATGATCAGGTCAACGACATGGCGGCGCGGCGCGACGTCAGCAAGGAAGACATTGAGCGTTGGCTGGCGCCGAATCTATAA